The proteins below come from a single Tissierella sp. MB52-C2 genomic window:
- a CDS encoding DUF3658 domain-containing protein: MLEVVFSDSEKGSMKLAKNYNEKSMIGGAISYIGEKPNKAELEKHFEGQAVGGNSKDVVKIGFSLDIGEISGSIDGDERQNVFLKLWERFDFDNKEQEQFFLNQRKDMEYLLSAAKSGIPIRIWKSNAPYSTCGFYFVCNILRNLDCDISVVSLPKYKHRSENEIVEYSHWGEVEAGKFYQFLHLEKQLPQIEKGIASDYWDDLMVENAPLRTIINGKLISVPENFYDFIITKNLPENDFIMARFIGKLLGKYNLGISDSWYAFRIDKMIADGKLVIVENKDTSHPYGKVLRKT, translated from the coding sequence ATGCTTGAAGTTGTATTCAGTGATAGTGAGAAAGGCTCTATGAAATTAGCAAAAAACTATAATGAAAAAAGTATGATTGGTGGAGCAATCAGCTATATTGGGGAAAAACCAAATAAGGCTGAATTAGAGAAACATTTTGAAGGTCAAGCAGTTGGGGGGAATTCCAAAGATGTAGTTAAAATAGGTTTTTCACTTGATATTGGAGAAATTTCTGGTTCCATTGATGGAGATGAGCGCCAAAATGTTTTTCTCAAATTGTGGGAGAGATTTGATTTTGATAATAAAGAACAAGAACAGTTTTTTCTAAATCAGCGTAAAGATATGGAATATCTTCTATCTGCTGCAAAGAGTGGAATACCTATACGAATATGGAAAAGCAATGCTCCTTATTCTACATGTGGATTTTATTTTGTCTGCAATATATTAAGGAATCTTGACTGTGATATAAGTGTTGTCTCTTTACCTAAATATAAGCACAGATCTGAGAATGAAATAGTAGAATATAGTCACTGGGGAGAAGTTGAGGCAGGTAAATTTTATCAATTCTTACACCTTGAAAAACAATTACCTCAGATAGAAAAGGGAATTGCTAGTGACTACTGGGATGATTTAATGGTAGAGAATGCACCATTACGAACAATTATAAACGGAAAATTAATTTCTGTGCCAGAAAACTTTTATGATTTCATCATCACAAAGAATCTTCCAGAAAATGATTTTATTATGGCACGATTTATCGGAAAGCTCTTAGGAAAATATAATTTAGGTATTAGTGATAGTTGGTATGCTTTTCGCATTGATAAGATGATTGCTGATGGCAAGCTGGTTATTGTTGAAAATAAAGATACATCACATCCTTACGGAAAAGTTTTAAGAAAAACATAA
- a CDS encoding response regulator transcription factor, with amino-acid sequence MQHKILIVEDDVSLCNGIVLALKNDDYLFSSAHTLAEAEKLCKENTFQLIILDINLPDGNGVEFLRQIKSRFAVSVIMLTANDMEIDIVTGLESGADDYITKPFSLMVLRARVNTQLKKVKTQNKFLIDDFSFDFETMNYSKGNKSIELSKIEQKLLWLLLSNKGNTISRQVLLDKVWNDGAEYVDENSLSVSIKRLRDKLEDNSSKPKYIKTIYGIGYSWVVK; translated from the coding sequence ATGCAGCATAAAATTTTAATTGTTGAAGATGATGTTTCATTATGCAATGGAATCGTACTTGCACTAAAAAATGATGATTATTTATTTTCGTCAGCCCATACCCTTGCGGAGGCAGAAAAACTCTGTAAGGAGAATACTTTTCAACTAATAATTTTGGATATAAATTTACCGGACGGTAATGGGGTTGAGTTTTTGAGGCAAATAAAGAGCCGTTTTGCTGTAAGTGTTATTATGCTTACAGCAAATGATATGGAAATTGACATTGTAACGGGATTGGAAAGCGGTGCTGATGATTACATAACAAAACCCTTTAGTTTGATGGTACTTCGTGCAAGGGTGAATACGCAGCTTAAAAAAGTTAAAACTCAAAATAAATTTTTGATTGATGATTTTAGTTTTGATTTTGAAACAATGAATTATAGCAAGGGAAATAAATCAATAGAATTAAGCAAGATAGAGCAAAAACTGTTATGGCTTCTGTTAAGCAACAAAGGAAATACCATCTCCAGACAGGTATTATTAGATAAAGTTTGGAATGATGGAGCTGAATATGTTGATGAAAACTCACTTTCCGTATCCATAAAGAGACTTAGAGATAAATTAGAAGACAATTCATCAAAACCGAAATATATAAAAACAATCTACGGGATTGGTTACAGTTGGGTGGTGAAATAA
- a CDS encoding HAMP domain-containing sensor histidine kinase, which translates to MNPFQLNKTINRLNKMIENAICDETTEDEFDETKMSALETKLNRYVLMNRVKSKQLEDEKQRISELISDISHQTKTPIANLMLYSGILEEQSELSQYSRQLLKEIIKQNEKLNFLVGTLIKSSRLENGIININPAENSLDELVSDAIKQIETSAENKQISIIYTDTGFRCNFDYKWTSEALYNILDNAVKYTSEGGEINVSIESYEMFYKISVADNGIGIEEAEQSKIFSRFYRSKYVVDKEGVGIGLYFTREIIERQGGYLKVNSSLGKGATFCIFLSK; encoded by the coding sequence ATGAATCCCTTTCAGTTAAATAAAACTATTAACCGTTTGAATAAAATGATAGAAAATGCAATTTGCGACGAGACGACAGAGGATGAGTTTGATGAAACTAAGATGTCTGCCCTTGAAACAAAGCTTAACCGCTATGTTTTGATGAACAGAGTAAAGTCTAAACAGCTTGAAGATGAAAAACAAAGAATTAGTGAGCTTATATCCGATATATCCCATCAGACGAAAACACCTATTGCAAATTTAATGCTTTACAGCGGGATTTTAGAAGAACAAAGCGAGCTAAGTCAATACAGCAGACAACTACTTAAAGAAATAATAAAACAGAATGAAAAACTTAATTTTTTAGTTGGTACCCTTATTAAATCCTCACGGCTGGAAAATGGCATTATTAATATTAATCCTGCTGAGAACAGTCTAGATGAATTAGTCAGCGATGCAATAAAGCAAATCGAAACAAGTGCTGAAAATAAGCAGATTTCAATTATTTATACTGACACTGGATTTAGATGTAATTTTGATTATAAGTGGACTTCGGAGGCACTCTATAATATCCTTGACAATGCTGTAAAATATACATCGGAAGGTGGGGAAATAAATGTATCAATTGAATCCTATGAAATGTTTTATAAAATAAGTGTTGCGGATAATGGCATTGGCATAGAGGAAGCCGAGCAGAGCAAAATATTTTCACGTTTTTATCGAAGCAAATATGTTGTAGACAAAGAAGGTGTTGGAATAGGACTGTATTTCACCAGAGAAATAATTGAGCGGCAGGGCGGATATTTAAAAGTAAATTCCTCATTAGGAAAGGGAGCAACTTTTTGTATATTTTTGTCTAAGTAA
- a CDS encoding ABC transporter ATP-binding protein → MNILECKELKKNYGHGETTVKALDGVNLQIKNGEFVAIVGTSGSGKSTLLHMLGGLDRPTAGSVIVDGKEIYSLKDDELTIFRRRKIGFVFQNYNLVPVLNVYENIVLPIQLDGNKVDKEYLNIIITTLGLTEKLKNLPNNLSGGQQQRVAIARALATKPAIILADEPTGNLDSKTSLDVMGLLKVTSKQFSQTIAMITHNEETAQMAERIIRIEDGKIVGGLNA, encoded by the coding sequence ATGAATATTTTAGAATGCAAGGAATTAAAAAAAAATTATGGGCATGGAGAAACAACTGTCAAGGCACTTGACGGAGTAAATTTGCAAATTAAAAACGGTGAATTCGTAGCCATTGTGGGTACCTCCGGAAGTGGAAAATCTACGCTTTTACATATGCTTGGAGGGCTTGATCGTCCTACTGCCGGAAGCGTTATTGTTGACGGAAAGGAAATTTATTCGCTGAAAGATGATGAATTAACAATCTTTAGACGTAGAAAAATAGGATTTGTGTTTCAAAATTATAATTTAGTCCCGGTTTTAAATGTTTATGAAAACATTGTTCTACCAATTCAGCTTGATGGAAACAAAGTTGATAAAGAGTATCTAAATATAATTATTACAACACTTGGATTGACGGAAAAATTAAAAAATTTGCCTAATAATCTTTCTGGAGGTCAACAGCAGCGGGTTGCCATCGCAAGGGCATTGGCAACAAAACCGGCAATTATTCTTGCTGATGAGCCAACCGGAAACTTAGACAGTAAGACAAGTCTTGATGTTATGGGATTACTTAAAGTAACAAGCAAACAATTTTCACAAACCATTGCAATGATTACCCATAATGAAGAAACTGCTCAAATGGCTGAAAGAATCATTCGAATCGAAGACGGAAAGATTGTGGGTGGTCTTAATGCTTAA
- a CDS encoding ABC transporter permease, with product MLKVNNKKTINNLAAKSFNANKLRNIFVIVAITLTTILFTSLFTVASSLMDSMQESTMRQVGSNAHGTFKNLNMEKYEKISQHKSIKEIGYSVVLGFAENRELTKRPTEIRYTSGEWQAKSMFAFPTSGRLPEAENEIATDAIVLDRLGIPCELGQNVTIEYSLNNEKITDTFTLVGFWEGDSVISASEIWLSPSYVKDRLLGYEGDELYGKINADVSFANSFLTEKKMQKVIDESGLADSEIHYGVNWAYAGNGENRDLSTILGAAAMIALIIFSGYLIISNIFYISIVKDIQYYGLLKAVGITSKQIKKIIKKQAMLLCCIGIPIGLAVGFIVGKVLTPIVVASFNVANMVISLNPVIFIGAAVFSVVTVFISTKKPSRIAAKVSAIEAIRNTENSKNTNKKVRKSKKVSPFRMAKENVFRNRKKLFVVTVSLSLSLVILNCTYSVINGFDMDKYLSNSIVKDFAVADAAYFNVFIGYQGEQTLNKEFLDELYSKEGISERGNIYFSEINYPMDDKIKDVVERAIVELDMNEKGAAIFKNEIAQDNLKVKLYGLDDSILEELECFDGEINMDKFKSGKYVIASAFRSDENFPYYKTGDTITINFTNGSSEQYEVMAIADIPFPISQRGVNFVNVDFFLPSGEFSENMGELAPMVTTFDVSKNSQEQMEDYLSDYCNNINKDMQYISKPTFAAEFEGVKKTYFSVGIVVSVLLAFIGITNFVNTTITSLIARKRGLAMLQSIGMTSKQMKQMLISEGLIYISLTGLIVLFVGSPIGYLGIKAIMSNNIAFSPTFTALPSLICLPVFVGFVFVITLISYKFINRKSIVERLREVE from the coding sequence ATGCTTAAAGTGAACAATAAAAAAACCATAAACAATCTTGCTGCAAAATCTTTTAATGCAAACAAATTAAGGAATATTTTTGTAATTGTAGCGATTACACTTACGACCATTTTATTTACAAGTTTATTTACAGTGGCTTCCAGCTTGATGGATTCAATGCAGGAAAGCACCATGCGTCAGGTGGGAAGTAATGCGCACGGTACGTTTAAGAACTTGAATATGGAAAAATATGAAAAAATCAGTCAGCATAAATCTATAAAAGAAATAGGATATTCAGTAGTGTTGGGATTTGCTGAGAATAGAGAGCTTACTAAACGACCGACTGAAATCCGGTATACCTCCGGTGAATGGCAGGCTAAAAGCATGTTTGCATTTCCAACAAGCGGTAGGCTGCCTGAAGCTGAAAATGAAATTGCTACGGATGCGATTGTTCTTGATAGACTGGGGATACCTTGTGAATTAGGACAGAATGTCACAATAGAGTACTCCTTAAATAATGAAAAAATCACTGACACTTTTACCCTTGTTGGTTTTTGGGAGGGGGATAGTGTTATATCGGCAAGTGAAATTTGGTTATCGCCAAGCTACGTTAAGGATAGGCTTTTAGGATATGAGGGTGATGAACTTTATGGAAAAATCAATGCGGACGTATCCTTTGCCAATAGTTTCCTTACTGAAAAAAAGATGCAAAAGGTAATCGATGAAAGTGGATTGGCGGATAGCGAAATACACTATGGGGTAAACTGGGCCTATGCAGGAAATGGTGAAAATAGGGATTTGTCTACGATTTTAGGTGCAGCGGCTATGATTGCTTTAATCATATTTTCAGGATATTTGATTATTTCAAATATCTTCTATATATCAATCGTAAAAGATATTCAATATTATGGATTGTTGAAAGCAGTTGGAATCACTTCAAAACAAATCAAAAAAATCATAAAGAAACAGGCGATGCTGCTTTGCTGTATAGGTATTCCAATAGGCTTGGCGGTAGGTTTTATAGTAGGAAAAGTTTTGACCCCGATTGTAGTGGCTTCTTTTAATGTGGCTAATATGGTGATTTCTTTAAACCCTGTCATATTTATTGGGGCAGCTGTATTTTCTGTTGTTACAGTTTTTATTAGCACCAAGAAGCCTTCAAGGATTGCAGCAAAAGTAAGCGCTATTGAGGCTATCAGAAACACGGAAAACAGTAAAAATACCAATAAGAAGGTAAGAAAAAGTAAAAAAGTAAGTCCTTTTAGAATGGCAAAAGAAAATGTTTTTAGGAACAGAAAAAAATTGTTCGTTGTAACTGTTTCACTTTCGTTAAGTCTTGTGATTTTAAATTGTACATACTCAGTTATCAATGGATTTGATATGGATAAATACTTAAGCAACAGCATTGTAAAGGACTTTGCTGTAGCAGATGCAGCTTATTTTAATGTGTTTATAGGTTATCAAGGAGAACAAACGTTAAACAAAGAATTTTTGGATGAGTTATATTCTAAAGAAGGTATAAGTGAAAGAGGAAATATTTACTTTTCTGAAATAAATTATCCAATGGATGATAAAATAAAGGATGTTGTTGAACGAGCTATAGTAGAACTTGATATGAATGAAAAAGGGGCAGCTATATTTAAAAATGAAATCGCGCAGGACAATTTAAAAGTTAAATTGTATGGATTAGATGATTCGATACTGGAAGAATTGGAATGCTTTGATGGCGAAATCAATATGGATAAGTTTAAAAGCGGAAAATATGTAATTGCTTCAGCTTTTCGTTCGGACGAAAATTTTCCATATTATAAAACCGGTGATACTATAACAATAAATTTCACCAATGGCAGTAGTGAGCAATATGAGGTTATGGCAATCGCAGATATTCCATTTCCGATATCACAACGAGGTGTTAACTTTGTTAATGTAGACTTCTTTTTGCCATCAGGAGAATTTAGCGAAAATATGGGTGAACTTGCACCTATGGTGACCACATTTGATGTTAGTAAGAACTCACAAGAACAAATGGAGGATTATTTATCTGATTATTGCAACAACATAAATAAAGATATGCAATATATTTCGAAACCAACTTTTGCAGCAGAATTTGAAGGAGTAAAGAAAACCTACTTCTCAGTAGGTATTGTAGTAAGCGTTTTATTGGCATTTATAGGAATTACAAACTTTGTAAACACGACAATTACTTCACTTATAGCAAGAAAAAGGGGACTTGCAATGCTGCAAAGTATTGGAATGACAAGCAAACAAATGAAGCAGATGTTAATATCCGAAGGTCTTATTTATATTTCTTTAACAGGGTTAATAGTACTTTTTGTAGGAAGCCCGATAGGGTATCTCGGGATAAAAGCGATAATGTCTAATAATATAGCTTTTTCACCGACTTTTACCGCGTTGCCATCGTTAATATGTCTACCTGTATTTGTGGGATTTGTATTTGTTATCACGTTGATATCTTATAAATTTATTAACAGAAAATCTATCGTTGAAAGATTAAGAGAGGTAGAGTAG
- a CDS encoding DUF1097 domain-containing protein: MSAKIIKNISEDLNLHYDEKGKIAYGLYKGYKVVIQEHREERRFYINFPIKLTELSQKEDLERFIGEVLEKEKFVWKAFYEDYCFKIHLVKINKVKKDMPNIIDTLNKVEDFLKSNYYKQCCESCGEDIDTSVYLINKNPLDICEKCYKDIIDTFHDARTNFRNQKSNIVAGIVGAFLGSLLGVILWIVVYAIGYIAAICGIALAVCTLKGYEKLGGKLDKVGIAITTLITIVMVFVANYLSHGYDIYAVFKDTEGINIFEGIRSVRFFLEEVNEFRSSYYENLIKGYLFTAFGAGSMFINTYRTKSFRCKTRKLD; encoded by the coding sequence ATGTCGGCTAAAATAATTAAAAATATTTCTGAAGATTTAAATCTTCATTATGATGAAAAAGGAAAAATTGCATATGGGTTATATAAAGGATATAAAGTAGTAATCCAAGAGCATAGAGAAGAACGTCGTTTTTATATTAACTTTCCTATAAAACTAACTGAATTAAGTCAAAAAGAAGATTTAGAGAGGTTTATAGGTGAAGTATTAGAGAAGGAAAAATTTGTTTGGAAAGCATTCTATGAAGACTATTGTTTTAAAATACATTTAGTAAAAATAAATAAAGTAAAAAAAGATATGCCTAATATTATAGATACTTTAAATAAAGTAGAGGATTTTTTAAAAAGCAATTATTATAAGCAATGTTGTGAATCTTGTGGAGAAGATATTGATACATCTGTTTATTTGATTAATAAAAACCCACTAGATATTTGTGAAAAATGTTATAAAGATATTATAGATACCTTCCATGATGCACGAACTAATTTTAGAAATCAAAAAAGTAATATAGTAGCAGGAATAGTAGGGGCTTTTTTAGGCTCTTTATTAGGTGTTATACTGTGGATTGTTGTTTATGCCATAGGGTATATTGCTGCTATATGTGGTATAGCTCTTGCAGTATGCACCCTTAAAGGCTATGAAAAACTAGGGGGTAAATTAGATAAAGTAGGAATAGCTATAACAACACTTATCACTATAGTTATGGTGTTTGTTGCTAATTACCTTTCCCATGGGTATGATATTTATGCTGTATTTAAAGATACTGAAGGTATAAATATATTTGAAGGAATACGCTCAGTACGCTTTTTCTTGGAAGAAGTCAACGAATTTAGAAGCTCCTATTATGAGAATTTAATAAAAGGCTATCTTTTTACTGCCTTTGGAGCTGGTTCTATGTTTATTAATACATATAGAACAAAGAGTTTTAGATGTAAAACTAGAAAATTAGATTAA
- a CDS encoding Crp/Fnr family transcriptional regulator yields MRFPQYYFENHFSKFESLLRSLGEECNLKKGYEITSINPNLYLYFTLNGIFKLSLTHEEGAIKTICFHGKNSILPYSLCRPTDNEYKIESDALVLTAITDVLAIRIIPRVFHKAMLENPDFHMAMTDYCIRHSNLFMFESINLSYNTAFIKTCNFLYIYTSYLQGKGIRLTQSEIGEIIGETRLEVARVLKKLRAMDIVSTSRNGIEVLDMDNLINLCSYGCNCST; encoded by the coding sequence ATGAGATTTCCACAATATTATTTTGAAAATCATTTCAGTAAATTTGAATCACTATTACGCAGCTTGGGCGAAGAATGTAATTTAAAAAAAGGATATGAGATCACATCAATTAATCCAAACTTATATCTTTATTTTACGCTTAATGGTATTTTTAAGCTATCACTTACTCATGAGGAAGGGGCTATAAAAACCATTTGTTTTCATGGTAAGAATTCTATTCTTCCATATTCCTTATGTAGACCCACTGATAATGAGTATAAAATCGAATCTGATGCTTTGGTTCTAACTGCCATAACAGATGTACTAGCTATTAGAATAATTCCGAGAGTATTCCATAAGGCAATGTTAGAAAATCCTGATTTTCATATGGCTATGACTGACTACTGCATTCGTCATTCTAATCTTTTTATGTTTGAATCAATTAATCTATCCTACAATACAGCCTTTATTAAAACCTGTAATTTTCTTTATATTTATACTAGCTATTTACAGGGAAAAGGAATCCGACTTACTCAATCTGAAATAGGTGAAATTATCGGAGAAACACGATTAGAAGTAGCTCGTGTATTGAAAAAATTGCGTGCTATGGATATTGTAAGTACATCTAGGAATGGTATTGAAGTTTTAGATATGGATAATTTAATTAATCTATGTTCTTACGGATGCAATTGCTCTACCTAG
- a CDS encoding SLC13 family permease gives MAGISLLVLVGAIALGVAFGKNIGIISLAAAMVLGFFGGVTGSAIVAGFPTGLFLNLTGMFFFFSIAQSNGSLELFSKKMFKKISSLAKFYPLMVFLVCLCITIVDPGGLTVYTVMPLITMSIGSYMGYSPVMIGILAISGANAGMMTPVGVFGNTANIIVSNAGYPDYTFPILFNGMIMHTIVSIVIYVLYKGWKIKDNRLNNTSTNNVFEDIKPFNTKQKITLVVLVCMILSIMLLKTHAGLTAFVFSLVLLIANCADEKAAFAGTPWEAIFLCVGIGCLLNIVDILGGLTLMADLFASIATRWTAAPILGFTSSVMSFFSLAIAGPIPTLIPTVAQVNASIGNVFHPLELISAIINGGFTATISPLSMGGAMILAAYDQLFKPDVSEKNKLFRTLLLSAITISIIAAILANTGIYRILINE, from the coding sequence ATGGCAGGTATCTCGTTATTAGTATTAGTGGGAGCTATAGCATTAGGTGTTGCTTTTGGAAAGAATATAGGTATTATTTCTCTAGCAGCAGCCATGGTATTAGGCTTTTTTGGAGGAGTTACAGGTAGTGCAATTGTTGCTGGTTTTCCAACAGGACTATTTTTAAATTTAACAGGAATGTTTTTCTTTTTCTCAATTGCCCAAAGTAATGGTTCATTAGAATTATTTTCTAAAAAGATGTTTAAAAAGATTTCATCTTTAGCGAAATTTTATCCTCTTATGGTATTCTTAGTGTGTTTGTGTATAACCATAGTTGATCCAGGGGGACTGACAGTTTACACAGTTATGCCTTTAATCACAATGAGCATTGGATCTTATATGGGGTATAGCCCTGTTATGATTGGTATCCTTGCAATCAGTGGAGCAAATGCAGGTATGATGACACCTGTAGGTGTATTTGGTAATACTGCCAATATTATTGTTTCAAATGCTGGATATCCAGATTATACATTCCCTATATTATTTAATGGAATGATTATGCATACCATTGTATCTATAGTGATTTATGTATTATATAAAGGGTGGAAAATCAAGGATAATAGACTTAATAATACTTCAACTAACAATGTTTTTGAAGATATAAAGCCATTTAATACTAAGCAAAAAATTACCTTAGTAGTTCTTGTTTGTATGATATTAAGCATAATGTTATTAAAAACCCATGCAGGACTTACTGCCTTCGTATTTAGTTTAGTATTACTTATAGCAAACTGTGCCGATGAAAAAGCAGCCTTTGCAGGTACACCTTGGGAGGCAATATTCCTATGTGTTGGCATCGGATGTTTACTGAATATAGTTGATATTTTAGGTGGCTTAACATTAATGGCAGACTTATTTGCATCGATCGCTACAAGATGGACTGCGGCACCTATTTTAGGATTTACGTCTTCAGTAATGTCATTTTTCTCTTTAGCTATTGCGGGACCTATACCTACACTAATTCCTACAGTTGCTCAGGTAAATGCAAGTATCGGAAATGTATTTCATCCATTAGAATTAATCAGTGCAATTATAAATGGTGGATTTACTGCTACTATAAGTCCTTTATCTATGGGTGGAGCTATGATTTTAGCAGCTTATGACCAACTTTTTAAACCTGATGTTTCTGAGAAAAACAAACTCTTTAGAACATTACTTTTATCTGCTATTACTATTTCAATTATCGCTGCAATATTAGCGAATACAGGTATATATAGAATTCTAATAAACGAATAG
- a CDS encoding DUF6282 family protein → MDRKILEGIIDMHVHCGPSIASRELDAADMLKEAEAAGYAGFLVKDHYFPSMLGTKMVEKHLGNGTCKVYGSMCLNNSMGLFNLKALDTARQMDAKIVYFPTVSTKKHIDDHQSKGFVGGGKSKIDEEPVSYVDEDGNMDPAAIECLKYMAEHDMVLGTGHGTLWEVDHLVKKAVELGVKRILVNHPHYNVGASYEDMKRWTDLGAYIELNVCVFVGGSKIGNVEDAVFKKIMDIVGVDRIIMDTDLGQVNNGSPVEGMFNYINLLEREFGVTEEEINTMTKVNPVKLFNL, encoded by the coding sequence ATGGATAGAAAAATTTTAGAAGGAATCATTGATATGCACGTTCACTGTGGACCATCTATAGCTAGTAGAGAGCTAGATGCAGCAGATATGCTAAAGGAAGCTGAAGCAGCAGGATATGCAGGATTTTTGGTAAAGGATCATTACTTCCCAAGTATGCTTGGAACTAAAATGGTAGAAAAGCATTTAGGAAATGGAACATGTAAGGTATATGGAAGTATGTGCTTAAATAACTCCATGGGACTTTTCAACCTAAAGGCATTAGATACTGCAAGACAAATGGATGCAAAAATAGTATACTTCCCAACAGTTTCAACAAAGAAACACATAGATGACCACCAAAGCAAAGGATTCGTTGGTGGTGGAAAATCAAAGATTGATGAAGAACCAGTTTCTTACGTTGATGAAGATGGAAATATGGATCCAGCTGCTATTGAATGTTTAAAATATATGGCAGAACATGATATGGTTTTAGGAACAGGTCATGGTACACTTTGGGAAGTTGATCACTTAGTTAAAAAAGCAGTGGAATTAGGAGTTAAGAGAATCTTAGTAAATCACCCACACTATAATGTTGGTGCATCCTATGAGGATATGAAGAGATGGACAGATTTAGGTGCTTATATTGAATTAAACGTATGTGTTTTTGTTGGTGGTTCAAAGATTGGAAATGTTGAAGATGCTGTTTTCAAAAAAATTATGGATATTGTAGGCGTTGATCGTATTATTATGGATACAGATTTGGGACAAGTTAACAATGGTTCTCCAGTAGAAGGTATGTTTAATTATATTAATTTATTAGAAAGAGAATTTGGTGTTACAGAAGAAGAAATTAATACAATGACAAAGGTTAATCCAGTTAAATTATTTAATCTTTAA
- a CDS encoding cupin domain-containing protein, whose protein sequence is MARIESGNWNNLPWQEVREGITRVVFGMGADNINCTLNRVENGNEVNPHSHPDNEQVALLLEGECDYYVDGVAYRLTPGSWVTVPKGVEHYIHVYDSPVPCMQMDIFYPIRPEYIESYSKYLEENK, encoded by the coding sequence ATGGCAAGAATAGAATCAGGAAATTGGAACAATTTACCTTGGCAAGAGGTAAGAGAAGGAATAACAAGAGTAGTTTTTGGTATGGGTGCAGACAATATTAACTGTACACTTAACAGAGTTGAAAATGGAAATGAAGTAAATCCACATTCACATCCAGACAATGAGCAAGTTGCATTACTTTTAGAAGGAGAATGTGATTACTATGTTGATGGAGTAGCATATAGATTAACACCTGGTTCATGGGTAACTGTTCCAAAGGGAGTAGAACACTACATTCATGTATATGATAGCCCAGTTCCATGTATGCAAATGGATATTTTCTACCCAATAAGACCAGAATACATTGAATCTTATAGCAAATATTTAGAAGAAAATAAATAA
- a CDS encoding aldolase/citrate lyase family protein, whose product MKMRNLVKEKLEDKGYVLGAFAASGSPTNAEILGINNFDFILIDMEHAQTNMETMVDMIRASELYEMAPLVRVYDPADGPMMARMLDVGVHGLMIPMVETPEHAKYIIDNVKIAPLGKRGIGVGRGPRWGWYQDYNKGECNENTYVIMQCETRKGVENIDEICATPGLDCIFIGTADLSQDMGCLGDMKNPELTEAIDRVLKSCEKHNIVPGIVTGSQEEATMRIKQGFKFVTIMNDLGFFRAQSKNLIDNVRKSISE is encoded by the coding sequence ATGAAAATGCGTAACTTAGTTAAGGAAAAACTAGAAGATAAAGGATATGTTCTAGGAGCCTTTGCTGCATCTGGTTCACCTACCAATGCAGAAATTCTAGGAATTAATAATTTTGATTTCATTTTAATTGATATGGAACATGCACAAACAAATATGGAAACTATGGTGGATATGATTAGAGCATCTGAACTATACGAAATGGCACCTTTAGTTCGTGTTTATGATCCAGCCGATGGACCAATGATGGCACGGATGTTAGATGTAGGTGTACATGGTTTAATGATTCCCATGGTTGAAACTCCAGAACATGCAAAATATATTATAGATAATGTTAAGATTGCACCCCTTGGAAAAAGAGGCATAGGGGTAGGTCGTGGTCCTCGTTGGGGATGGTACCAAGATTATAACAAGGGAGAATGCAATGAGAATACTTATGTTATAATGCAATGTGAAACGAGAAAAGGTGTTGAAAATATTGATGAAATATGTGCAACACCGGGTCTTGACTGTATATTTATAGGAACAGCTGATTTATCACAGGATATGGGATGCTTAGGAGATATGAAAAATCCTGAACTTACAGAAGCTATAGATAGGGTATTGAAAAGTTGCGAAAAACACAATATTGTTCCTGGTATCGTTACAGGTTCACAAGAAGAAGCAACAATGAGAATTAAACAAGGATTTAAATTTGTAACTATTATGAATGATCTTGGATTTTTTAGAGCACAAAGTAAAAATCTAATTGATAATGTTAGAAAAAGTATTTCTGAATAA